Part of the Enterobacter pseudoroggenkampii genome, GTAAGCCGCTGTTCGAAAACATTTCCGTCAAATTTGGCGGCGGCAACCGTTACGGCCTGATTGGTGCCAACGGTAGCGGTAAATCCACCTTTATGAAGATCCTCGGCGGCGATCTGGAGCCGACCCTCGGCAACGTGTCGCTCGATCCGAACGAGCGCATCGGTAAGCTGCGTCAGGATCAGTTCGCCTTCGAAGAGTTCACCGTGCTCGACACCGTGATCATGGGGCACGCGGAGCTGTGGGAAGTGAAGCAGGAGCGCGATCGCATCTATGCGCTGGCCGAAATGAGCGAAGAAGACGGCTATAAAGTGGCCGACCTGGAAACGCAGTACGGCGAGATGGACGGTTACTCTGCGGAAGCGCGCGCGGGCGAGCTGCTGCTGGGCGTGGGTATTCCGGTTGAACAGCATTACGGCCCGATGAGCGAAGTCGCGCCAGGCTGGAAGCTGCGTGTGCTGCTGGCTCAGGCGCTGTTCTCTAACCCGGACATCCTGCTGCTCGACGAACCGACGAACAACCTGGACATCGACACCATCCGCTGGCTGGAGCAGACGCTGAACGATCGCGACAGCACCATGATCATCATCTCGCACGACCGTCACTTCCTGAACATGGTCTGTACGCACATGGCGGATCTGGACTACGGCGAGCTGCGCGTGTATCCGGGCAACTACGACGAATACATGACGGCGGCCACCCAGGCGCGTGAACGTCTGCTGGCGGACAATGCCAAGAAGAAAGCGCAGATTGCTGACCTGCAGTCCTTCGTCAGCCGCTTCAGCGCCAACGCCTCTAAATCGCGTCAGGCAACCTCGCGCGCGCGTCAGATTGATAAAATCAAGCTGGAAGAGGTTAAAGCCTCCAGCCGTCAGAACCCGTTCATCCGCTTCGAACAGGACAAGAAGCTGTTCCGTAACGCGCTGGAAGTGGAAGCCCTTACCAAAGGCTTCGATGAAGGCCCGCTGTTTAAAAACTTCAACCTGCTGCTGGAAGTGGGCGAGAAGATTGCCATTCTGGGCGCTAACGGCGTGGGTAAATCCACCATGCTGAAAACCCTGGTCGGCGAACTGCAACCGGACAACGGCACCGTGAAATGGTCCGAAAACGCGCAGATTGGTTACTACGCGCAGGACCATGAGTACGAGTTCGAAAATGACCTGACCGTCTTTGACTGGATGAGCCAGTGGAAGCAGGAAGGCGACGACGAGCAGGCGGTGCGCAGCATTCTGGGTCGTTTGCTGTTCAGCCAGGACGACATCAAAAAGCCGGCTAAAGTGCTCTCCGGTGGCGAGAAGGGCCGCATGCTGTTCGGCAAGCTGATGATGGAAAAACCAAACATCCTGGTGATGGACGAACCGACTAACCACCTGGACATGGAATCTATCGAATCCCTGAACATGGCGCTGGAGATGTATCAGGGCACGCTGATCTTCGTCTCTCACGACCGTGAGTTTGTCAGCTCGCTGGCGACCCGCGTGATCGAAATTACGCCAGAGCGCGTGGTGGACTTCACCGGTAACTACGAAGATTACCTGCGCAGCAAAGGTATCGAGAACTAAAAAAATGCCGGGTGGCGGCTTCGCCTTACCCGGCCTACGTTCTATACCCTCTCCCTGTGGGAGAGGGTTAGGGTGAGGGCATCAGGCCGCACTACAGCACCCACTCACTCCCTTCAACCCCGTTCACCCGCAGCGTACGTTTTTCCCCCGCCGGTAATGATACCTTCAGCGCCTTCCACGCCGGACGATAGTCGCCGCGCGCATTCACCTTCAGGTTGATACTTGCGCCGTCGCACACCATTTCCCATTCCACCCACAGCGCATTGCCGTTCTGGTATCCCCAGCTTTCGCCGTCGTCTTCAAACAGCATGCCCGAGGTTGTGCCGACGCCCTTCACAGGGAACAGCTTCAGTTCGCGGGCCGTATCTTTTTCGGCACTCACATGCGTGATGCGCTCGCTGAGCGGCAGACCGGCTCCGGCGCGCACCAGCAGCGGCAGTTTTTCCAGCGGCGCGTCGAGAACGATCGACTGGCCGCCCGCATACCACGCGTGGGTGTAAAAATCATACCAGCCGGTGTCGTTATCCGGCAGCCAGACGCGGCGCTCGCGCTGCCCGGCTTCGACCACGCTGGCGACCAGCAGGTCGCGGCCCAGCAGGAAGTCATCGCATTCTTCGAAGGTCTGCGCATCGTGCTCGTGGTCGAGGAAGGTCGGACGCAGCATCGGCTCGTCGTCGGCGTGCGCCTGCCATAGCAGGGTGTAGAGATACGGCAGCAGGCGGTAGCGCAGCTCAACCGCGCCGCGAATGGCTGGGGTGACGCCCGGGTACATCCACGGCTCGTTCACCGTGTGGTCATCGTTCCACGAGTGAATGGTAAAGCGCGGATGCATCACGCCGTTCTGCACCCAGCGCACGAACAGCTCGGCGTCCGGCTTGTCGCCGGAGAAACCGCCCACGTCATGGCCGACGTTGAACAGCCCCGACAGGCTCATGCCCAGCCCCATGCGGATGTTATAGCGCAGCGTGTCCCAGCTGGTGCGGTTGTCGCCGCTCCAGGTCTGAACGTAGCGCTGCATCCCGGCGCAGCCGGAGCGGGAGATCAGATACGGGCGTTTTTCCGGCGCAAAGCGCTGCTGCGCTTCCAGCGAGGCGCGCATCATCAGCAGCGGCATCACCGGGCGAATGTGCTTGATGGCGATCTCCTTACCGAAGCCAAAGCAGCGGGCTTCCCCGTCCCACACTTCATATTCGTTGTTGTCGTTCCAGGTGGAGTCGATGCCCATCTCCAGCAGCTGCGTTGTGACGCCGTTCTGCCACCACTGCACCGTCTGCGGGTTGGTAAAGTCGAGGTGCGAGCCTTCGTCATCCCAGAAGCTGGAACGTTCGGGTGCATCGGTTTCTGAATCGCGAATGAACAGGCCGCTCTCCGCCACTTCGTTATAGCGAGGATGATCCTGCAGCAGGCACGGCTTGATGTTGGCGGCCAGCTTCAATCCCGCGTCGTGGAACGCCTGGCTCATTACCTTCGGCTGCGGCACCTTGTCGTAGTTCCAGTTGAAGACGTAGCGCTTGCCGTTGATGGAGGTATAGCCGGAGGAGAGCTGGAACGAGTCGCACGGAATGGCGTGCTCTTCGCACAGGCGGATGAAGTTCATCAGCTGGTTTTGCGCATCCGGCGCGTCGGTGTAGTGCATGGTCGAGCCGCTGTAGCCCAGGCTCCATTTCGGTCCGAACAGCGTTTTCCCGGTCAGACGCACGAAGGCTTTGGTAACGTCCAGCACGCGTCTGCCGGTAAAGATGTAGTAGTCGATATCGCCCGCTTCCGCCTGCCAGCGGCGATAGGCGGTGTGGTAGTTGTCGATTTCGTTACCCAGATCCAGCCAACAGCTGCTCAGGTTGTCGTAGAACAGGCCGTAGCTGACGTCGTCGCGGCGGGCGATGGTGAACGGGATGTGCTTGTAGAGCGGGTCGGTGCTGGCCGCGTTGTACCCCATCGCGTCGAGGTTGCGCATCTCATAGCGTTTACCGTTGCGCTGCAGATCGCCCGCTTTCTCGCCCAGGCCGTAGAAACGCTCGTCCTTACGACGGCTGAGATAGTGCGCTACGCCGTCGCCGTGGGCGTTCAGCAGGTAGGCGCTGGTGGGGCGGTCATTGACCAGCGGCAGCCATTCGCCCGCCTCATTGCGGTAGTGCCACTCCAGCCACAGCGGCTGGTGGACGGTCACGCGCAGCTGTTCGGTTGCCACGGTTAGCGTCTCACCCTGCTGAGTCAGGTTCCAGGCCGGGCAGGAGAAACCGCTTATGTCGTCACGACTGCGGCCTTCCCAGGGCACGTCTTTTTCCGGAGCGATACTCCAGGTGCGGTCCAGCGCCAGCTCGCCTTTGCGCTTAATCAGCACGCGGAAAAGGTTCTCTTCCAGCACATACAGGCACAGGCGGTGCTGGTTATCGACCAGCAGTTCCAGATGGTTTGCTGACTGAATATCAACGGTCCAGTTTTTCAGGGTTTTCATATGCAATACATCCACTATCAGGCGCGCTTGGCGCGACGTTCAGCAATAAATGCTACCAGGAAGACAGCGCCAATCAGGTCAAAGAAGCCCATGGCGATAAAGAGCGGGTTAAAGCCGATTTTGTCGGCGGTCACACCGATTAACAGCGAGAACAGGAAACTGGCGATCCACGCCGCCGAGCCGCGCATGCCGTTGACGGTCGCCATCTGGCCTTTGTCGAAGGACTCCACGACCAGGGCGCTCAGCATGCAGGAGATGATCTGGTGCCCGAAGCCGCCGATGGAGATCAGCACGATGGTGATATACGGGTCGCGGGTAATGGCCACGATGGCCAGCGAGATCATCAGGAACGCGCCGGTCACGGAGCTGGCGACGACCGAGTTAACGCGGGAGCAGCCGAACAGACGGGTGTACAGACGCGTCAGGTAGCCGCTCGCCACGCTGCCGAGGTCGGCGGCGAGGAACGGCAGCCAGGCAAACATCGCAATCTGCTTCAGGTCCATGCCGTGCTCTTTGGCAAGGTACAGCGGCACCCAGAAGCTCAGCACCGCCCAGGCGGGTTCCGCCATAAAGGCCGGGATGGCGATACCGTAGAAGCGTTTGTTTTTCGAGACGGTTTTCAGCGCGGTCAGGAAGGGCAGTTTGACGGCAGGTGGTTCGTTATCCTGCTTGATAAACGCCAGCTCGTCCTTGCTCAGGTTCGGGTGCTGCTCCGGGTTATGGTAGAACGCCCACCACAGGATCACCCACAGCAGCGCCAGCACGCCGGTAAACATAAACGCCCCCTGCCAGCCAAACGAGGCGTGAGCAAAGTAGATGATTGGCGGAGCCAGCATCGCGCCGATGGAGAAGCCCACGCCCGCCCAGCCGGCGGCAACGGGTCGTTCTGATTTCGGGAACCATTCACCGATGGTTTTGGCGTTAGCCGGGGTAGCGGCGGCCTCAGAGGCACCCATAAAGAAGCGCAAAATAGCCAGGTGCAGCCAGCTTCCGGCGCCCGCGTGGAAAATACACATCAGCGCCCAGATGCCGGCGCAGACCATAAAGCCAATCTTCAGGCCGATCACGTCAATCAGCCAGCCGCAGAGGGGCTGGAAAATGGTGTAGGCGATCTGGAACGCGCCAACGATCCAGGAGTACTGCTCGGTGGTGATCCCGAGGCTCTCTTTCAGCTCGGGGGCAAGAATGCCTAACGAATTTCGGGTGATGTAGTTAACGGTGACGCCAAGTAAGAACAGCACCAGCACGTACCAGCGCAGGTTCTTGATGACGCGACGGGTTTTGCTTGTCGCAACGGTGTTATTGATGTCCTGACTCATTTTACTCTCCACAAGACGGACGGTAAGGGGACGGAGGTTCAGGTGTCACACAGATTTTTATGCCTTTGATTTCTATCCGTTTAAACTGCTTAAGTTGGTATACAACTAGTATGGAAGTTGTGTGACAAGTTCACCTTAAGGGAGAAAATGAGTGGGCAATAGTGGATTTTGTGCAAAATTTCTCATAACTGACTCAACCACTCTGGCATGATGGCATTTATGTCAGTTATTGCCTGACGGATACGCTATGAAAATTTTTTCATTTCGCAAAAGGAGCCAGATCACAAAATGGACAAAAGGCTAAAAATCACCGAAATCGCCGCCCGTACGCAGCTCTCGATCAGCACCGTGTCTCGGGTGCTGGCGGGGAAAGCGAATACCAGCGAAAAAGCGCGCGCAAAGGTGCTGGCGTGCGCGCGGGAGCTGGGGGTGATGGAGGGCATGGCGGCGGGACGGCTGCTGCTCAATAGCCTGGTGGTTTTTGCCCCCCAGCGCGCCTTCGACGAGCGGTCCGACATCTTTTACTACCGCGTGATCCAGAGCGTGAGTAAAGGCCTGGCATCCCACGATGTGCGCCTGCGCTACTGCGCGCTGGAAGAGAACGACAGCGATGCCCAGCTTTTTCTGGCGCGCATGAATGAGCCGGATACTCAGGCGGCAATCCTTCTCGGCATTGACGATCCCCATATTCACGATCTGGCGGTAGATGTGGGTAAACCCTGCATGCTAATTAACTGCCGCGACCGGCACATGCGTCTGCCTGTCGTTGCGCCGGATCACCGCGCCATTGGCGAGCGGGCGGCGGAATACCTGTTCGAGATGGGACACCGTGAGGTGATGAACGTGCTGTGCCTGCGTCGCTACACCATGGAGCTGCGCCTGTCCGGGATCCGCGACGCGTGGCAGTCCCACAACCTGACGTTCAGCGATAAACGCGATCTGCTGGTGGTGCCCAGCTTCAGCGCGCGCGAAACGGAACAGGCGGTCAGCAGCTGGCTCAGCGAAGTGCGGGGGAAAGATTTACCTACCGCGTTTCTGGTCGGCGGCGACTTTATGGCGGCGGGCACCATCAGCGCATTACAAAACCACGGTCTGTGCGTGCCGCAGGACGTGTCGGTGATGAGCATCGACGGGTTTAACCTGGCGGCGATCCAGGATGTTCCATTAACGGCCGTGCACGTTCCCCGCGACGAACTGGGAACCGAAGCGGTACACATGCTCCAGCAGCGGCTGATGCGCCCGGACGCGCCGGTGGGGACGTTGCTGCTTAACGGCACGCTGACCGTGCGGGATTCGGTACGGCGGATACGTCAGGGGAAACGACGCACCGCCGTGGAGCGGGAAGGGCTGTACGACAGTTAGACCATGCCCAGCGCGCGCTTGCCGTGGATGTTGAGATCGTTCACGGTAAAGCGGTCCTGCCAGCTCTTTTCATAATCCTCACGCGGGAAATCCCCCGGCGACGCGCCGGTCTCCAGCGCTTCCTTGACCTTTTTCGCGTAGGCGAGGTTTTTCTCGCACATCGGTGCGGCGGGGATGTACATCACGTTGCCCCAGCCCTGCTGATTGTCCACCGGCGCGACGGAGTGGATCACATCGCAGTGCCACCACACGGAATCGCCCGCGTCCAGTGCCGGAATGCTGGTCAGCGCCTCGATAAGCAGCGGGTGCCACTTCTCGGAAACCGGCAGCACGCGCCCCGGCGCCACGCCGCACAGCTCGTCTTCCGGCACGTCGTCCAGCAGCGGACGCAGCAGAATGTACGCCATCGCTTCCGGGATGGGCACCACGTGCAGCAGCCCCTGTCCGGGGATCATGTCCGACAGCGCGGTCCAGCCCTGGAAGGTGCGGAATACCGAGCATTTGGTGGTGTTATCGACGGTATACTCTTCCACTTCGGTACGGTGCGCGGCGTTCCACGGATCGTATTTCTCGACGTTGCCGTCAAACACGCGGGCAAAGACCTGCTGGTAAGCCGGCAGCAGCCAGCGCTCCAGCGCGCCGGAGTCGGTATGCGCGCCCAGTCCTTTCGAGGTGGTTCCCGGCGGACGGCGGCGGATACGGTCCGGATAAATCACGCTCACGTCCGGGTCAAACCACTGTTTGCCGTTGCTCTCGAATGTCCATAAACGGTTCAGGAACGACTGCACCTGCGCCATCTCTTCGCTCTGGCGCGCCTGCATCTGCGCCTGCGACCAGTAAATCGGGTAAATCTCCGGACGGGAAGCGGTCAGGGTGCCGAAGAAGTTATCGCCCGGCCCTTTGTACACCTCGTCAAACTTGTTCAGATCGAGGTAGTCGAGCATCGACTGATCCCACGCCAGCGCCTGCTCGCGCGGGAAATGACCTTTAATCACCGCGCAGCCGCGGCGCTTAACGGCTTCGCGCTGCGCGTCGGTAATGGTGCCGTTTTTTACATCCGCGAACGGGATCGCCGGCCAGACGGATTCGCCTTTGTTTTTAAGGGCGTTGATTTCCGCCACGCGGGTGGCAATTTTATCGCTGAGCTTGTTGAACACCGCCTGCACGTCGCCGATCTGCGCACGCAGCTCACGTTTCAACTGACGGATTGCCGCTTTGTGATCCGCCGGCAAAGTTTCACTGGTAAAGGTCATAACTGCCTCGCCTCTTTCATTCGAAAGTAAAAGTGTCTGCAAGTGATACTTTAAGTTAAAATTAAGTTAATGCAAGTTTAAAAACTTGACGCAAGCCACAGGACGGAAAAAGAGTGAGAGGCCGGAGCCAGGCTCCGGCGAGGAGAGGATCAGGCGTCGAACGGGGAGTGGTTGTCGAGCACGGCCTGAATGACGTTCAGCGCGCCCTGATGGTTGTTGTCGTCGGTGCTGTAGCGGCTGATTTCTTTGATGCGTTCCGCCGCGTTGCCCATCGCAAAGGAATATTTCACCAGCTTCAGCATCTCGGCATCGTTGCCGCTGTCGCCAATGGCCACGCACTCCTGCGGGGAGATTTTCCAGCGCTTCAGCAGACGGCTGATGCCGTTGGCTTTGTGCAGGCCGGGGATAATCAAATCCACAAAACCAAAGCCGCTGGTGACGGGCTTCATGATGCCGTCCAGGGAGACGTGCAGCTTATC contains:
- a CDS encoding ABC-F family ATPase; protein product: MLVTSNVTMQFGSKPLFENISVKFGGGNRYGLIGANGSGKSTFMKILGGDLEPTLGNVSLDPNERIGKLRQDQFAFEEFTVLDTVIMGHAELWEVKQERDRIYALAEMSEEDGYKVADLETQYGEMDGYSAEARAGELLLGVGIPVEQHYGPMSEVAPGWKLRVLLAQALFSNPDILLLDEPTNNLDIDTIRWLEQTLNDRDSTMIIISHDRHFLNMVCTHMADLDYGELRVYPGNYDEYMTAATQARERLLADNAKKKAQIADLQSFVSRFSANASKSRQATSRARQIDKIKLEEVKASSRQNPFIRFEQDKKLFRNALEVEALTKGFDEGPLFKNFNLLLEVGEKIAILGANGVGKSTMLKTLVGELQPDNGTVKWSENAQIGYYAQDHEYEFENDLTVFDWMSQWKQEGDDEQAVRSILGRLLFSQDDIKKPAKVLSGGEKGRMLFGKLMMEKPNILVMDEPTNHLDMESIESLNMALEMYQGTLIFVSHDREFVSSLATRVIEITPERVVDFTGNYEDYLRSKGIEN
- a CDS encoding glycoside hydrolase family 31 protein, producing MKTLKNWTVDIQSANHLELLVDNQHRLCLYVLEENLFRVLIKRKGELALDRTWSIAPEKDVPWEGRSRDDISGFSCPAWNLTQQGETLTVATEQLRVTVHQPLWLEWHYRNEAGEWLPLVNDRPTSAYLLNAHGDGVAHYLSRRKDERFYGLGEKAGDLQRNGKRYEMRNLDAMGYNAASTDPLYKHIPFTIARRDDVSYGLFYDNLSSCWLDLGNEIDNYHTAYRRWQAEAGDIDYYIFTGRRVLDVTKAFVRLTGKTLFGPKWSLGYSGSTMHYTDAPDAQNQLMNFIRLCEEHAIPCDSFQLSSGYTSINGKRYVFNWNYDKVPQPKVMSQAFHDAGLKLAANIKPCLLQDHPRYNEVAESGLFIRDSETDAPERSSFWDDEGSHLDFTNPQTVQWWQNGVTTQLLEMGIDSTWNDNNEYEVWDGEARCFGFGKEIAIKHIRPVMPLLMMRASLEAQQRFAPEKRPYLISRSGCAGMQRYVQTWSGDNRTSWDTLRYNIRMGLGMSLSGLFNVGHDVGGFSGDKPDAELFVRWVQNGVMHPRFTIHSWNDDHTVNEPWMYPGVTPAIRGAVELRYRLLPYLYTLLWQAHADDEPMLRPTFLDHEHDAQTFEECDDFLLGRDLLVASVVEAGQRERRVWLPDNDTGWYDFYTHAWYAGGQSIVLDAPLEKLPLLVRAGAGLPLSERITHVSAEKDTARELKLFPVKGVGTTSGMLFEDDGESWGYQNGNALWVEWEMVCDGASINLKVNARGDYRPAWKALKVSLPAGEKRTLRVNGVEGSEWVL
- a CDS encoding MFS transporter, translating into MSQDINNTVATSKTRRVIKNLRWYVLVLFLLGVTVNYITRNSLGILAPELKESLGITTEQYSWIVGAFQIAYTIFQPLCGWLIDVIGLKIGFMVCAGIWALMCIFHAGAGSWLHLAILRFFMGASEAAATPANAKTIGEWFPKSERPVAAGWAGVGFSIGAMLAPPIIYFAHASFGWQGAFMFTGVLALLWVILWWAFYHNPEQHPNLSKDELAFIKQDNEPPAVKLPFLTALKTVSKNKRFYGIAIPAFMAEPAWAVLSFWVPLYLAKEHGMDLKQIAMFAWLPFLAADLGSVASGYLTRLYTRLFGCSRVNSVVASSVTGAFLMISLAIVAITRDPYITIVLISIGGFGHQIISCMLSALVVESFDKGQMATVNGMRGSAAWIASFLFSLLIGVTADKIGFNPLFIAMGFFDLIGAVFLVAFIAERRAKRA
- a CDS encoding LacI family DNA-binding transcriptional regulator, with translation MDKRLKITEIAARTQLSISTVSRVLAGKANTSEKARAKVLACARELGVMEGMAAGRLLLNSLVVFAPQRAFDERSDIFYYRVIQSVSKGLASHDVRLRYCALEENDSDAQLFLARMNEPDTQAAILLGIDDPHIHDLAVDVGKPCMLINCRDRHMRLPVVAPDHRAIGERAAEYLFEMGHREVMNVLCLRRYTMELRLSGIRDAWQSHNLTFSDKRDLLVVPSFSARETEQAVSSWLSEVRGKDLPTAFLVGGDFMAAGTISALQNHGLCVPQDVSVMSIDGFNLAAIQDVPLTAVHVPRDELGTEAVHMLQQRLMRPDAPVGTLLLNGTLTVRDSVRRIRQGKRRTAVEREGLYDS
- a CDS encoding DUF1479 domain-containing protein; this translates as MTFTSETLPADHKAAIRQLKRELRAQIGDVQAVFNKLSDKIATRVAEINALKNKGESVWPAIPFADVKNGTITDAQREAVKRRGCAVIKGHFPREQALAWDQSMLDYLDLNKFDEVYKGPGDNFFGTLTASRPEIYPIYWSQAQMQARQSEEMAQVQSFLNRLWTFESNGKQWFDPDVSVIYPDRIRRRPPGTTSKGLGAHTDSGALERWLLPAYQQVFARVFDGNVEKYDPWNAAHRTEVEEYTVDNTTKCSVFRTFQGWTALSDMIPGQGLLHVVPIPEAMAYILLRPLLDDVPEDELCGVAPGRVLPVSEKWHPLLIEALTSIPALDAGDSVWWHCDVIHSVAPVDNQQGWGNVMYIPAAPMCEKNLAYAKKVKEALETGASPGDFPREDYEKSWQDRFTVNDLNIHGKRALGMV